A single window of Silurus meridionalis isolate SWU-2019-XX chromosome 11, ASM1480568v1, whole genome shotgun sequence DNA harbors:
- the myl10 gene encoding myosin regulatory light chain 10, producing MAPKKAKKKEAASSNVFSMFEQSQIQEFKEAFTIMDQNRDGFIDKNDLRDTFAALGRLNVGNDELDEMLKEAPGPINFTIFLSMFGEKLKGTDPEENILAAFKIFDPEGTGIIKGDEIKYHLMSQADKFTEAEINQMFTNFPLDVAGNLDYKNLCYVITHGEDKEQE from the exons ATG GCTCCCAAGAAGGCAAAGAAGAAGGAAGCTGCGAGCTCCAACGTGTTCAGCATGTTCGAACAGTCTCAGATCCAAGAGTTCAAAGAg GCTTTCACCATCATGGACCAGAATAGAGACGGATTCATTGACAAGAACGACCTGAGAGACACATTCGCTGccctgg gacgGTTGAATGTGGGTAATGATGAGTTGGATGAGATGTTAAAAGAAGCTCCAGGTCCCATAAACTTCACCATCTTTCTCAGCATGTTTGGAGAGAAACTCAAGG GAACGGATCCGGAGGAGAACATTCTTGCTGCCTTCAAGATATTTGACCCTGAGGGAACGGGCATCATTAAAGGAGACGA GATCAAATACCATCTGATGTCCCAGGCAGATAAATTCACAGAAGCAGAG ATAAACCAGATGTTCACAAACTTCCCTCTGGACGTTGCTGGAAACCTGGACTACAAAAACCTGTGCTACGTCATCACTCACGGAGAGGACAAAGAGCAGGAGTGA
- the bcl7ba gene encoding B-cell CLL/lymphoma 7 protein family member B-A: MSGRSVRAETRSRAKDDIKKVMAAIERVRRWEKKWVTVGDTSLRIFKWVPVVDTKEKEKSKVPSAAEVQTNTFSSEETNDNSCTALLDYQDENSSHSSLSDSFQSKVIPADSSTNSSPQRSEPVSPATHTHTHTLTLTHTHEYRPDEPPPPTLGQECLEEASLQREMADEPPTLIKEDIIPVTAQEEEDSGAPPLKRVCIEQTSVIQSTMTS; encoded by the exons ATGTCGGGACGCTCAGTCCGCGCGGAGACACGGAGCCGGGCTAAAGATGACATTAAGAAGGTGATGGCGGCGATCGAGAGAGTCCGGAGATG GGAGAAAAAGTGGGTGACTGTGGGAGACACGTCTCTGAGGATATTTAAATGGGTTCCTGTAGTGGACACTAAGGAG AAGGAGAAGAGCAAAGTTCCATCTGCTGCTGAGGTTCAAACAAACACTTTCTCTTCAGAGGAGACCAATGACAATTCCTGCACCGCTCTCCTGGATTACCaag atgagaaCAGCAGTCACAGCTCCCTCTCAGACTCGTTCCAGAGTAAAGTGATCCCTGCAGACAGCAGCACAAACTCCAGTCCTCAGCGCAGTGAGCCCGTCAGCcctgccacacacactcacacacacacactcacacttacacacactcatgagTACCGCCCCGACGAGCCACCACCACCCACACTGGGCCAGGAGTGTCTGGAGG aGGCGTCGCTGCAGCGGGAGATGGCTGATGAACCACCAACACTGATTAAAGAAGACATTATACCTGTTACAGCTCag GAAGAGGAAGACTCTGGAGCTCCGCCTCTTAAAAGAGTGTGTATTGAACAGACGTCTGTTATCCAGTCTACTATGAccagttaa
- the tbl2 gene encoding LOW QUALITY PROTEIN: transducin beta-like protein 2 (The sequence of the model RefSeq protein was modified relative to this genomic sequence to represent the inferred CDS: inserted 1 base in 1 codon) has product MEFAALVAVSLIIGALIILVALAVSKQKTKQSEEEEQNHKTAESTVKASAAKKQKVQQRPRKEKPQQHTFSHVLLASSLKSHSGAVTCLDFSSNCKYLAXCADDRTIRIWSTKDFLLRDHKCLRVNVEYDHATLVRFSPDSRAFITWLATGETIRIFKMTKKDDGTFIYNAAPEDFPQKHKGVVINMAIAETGKFIMTASVDTNIIIWDLKGEVLASINTNQMTNSHAAISPCGRFVAACGFTPDVKVWEVCFAKTGEFKEVIRAFDLKGHSAGVYCFDFSNDARRMVTVSKDGTWKLWDTDVEYKKQQDPYLLRTVPCKVSEGSRIALSPDARAVAVSNGQDIYMYNTSSGELEEEFHSVHSEDITDLKFDINNRFLVSSGDRAIRVFHNVTGYRAAIADMQTLLKKSTNAGVKQRLQQQITDAQAALDAITNTQTTNTQTT; this is encoded by the exons ATGGAGTTTGCTGCCCTCGTGGCCGTTTCACTGATTATTGGAGCGCTGATTATTTTAGTAGCTTTAGCAGTTAGCAAACAGAAAACTAAACAAagtgaagaagaggagcagAACCACAAAACAGctg AGAGCACGGTGAAGGCATCTGCTGCTAAGAAGCAGAAAGTTCAGCAGCGTCCTCGGAAGGAGAAACCTCAGCAGCACACGTTCTCCCACGTTCTCCTCGCCTCCTCGCTGAAG agtCACAGTGGTGCAGTGACGTGTCTGGATTTCAGCAGTAATTGTAAATATCTGG TCTGCGCTGATGATCGAACCATCCGCATCTGGAGCACTAAAGACTTTCTGCTGAGAGATCATAAATGTCTGAGGGTCAACGTGGAGTATGACCATGCCACACTCGTCCGCTTCAGCCCCGACTCccg AGCCTTCATCACGTGGCTGGCGACCGGAGAGACGATTCGTATCTTTAAGATGACCAAGAAGGACGACGGGACGTTCATCTATAACGCAGCTCCCGAGGATTTTCCCCAAAAACACAAAGGCGTTGTCATCAACATGGCCATTGCAGAAACAG GGAAGTTCATAATGACGGCGTCAGTGgacaccaacatcatcatctggGATCTGAAAGGAGAAGTTTTAGCTTCTATCAACACCAACCAGATGACCAACTCACACGCTGCTATTTCTCCATGTGGCag gttcGTGGCAGCGTGTGGCTTCACCCCAGATGTGAAGGTTTGGGAAGTGTGTTTTGCAAAAACAGGGGAGTTTAAAGAAGTGATTCGAGCGTTTGACCTGAAAGGTCATTCAGCTGGAGTGTACTGCTTCGATTTCTCTAACGACGCCcgcag GATGGTGACGGTGTCTAAAGACGGCACGTGGAAGCTCTGGGATACGGATGTGGAGTATAAGAAGCAGCAGGATCCGTACCTGCTCCGGACTGTACCATGTAAGGTATCAGAGGGGAGTCGTATCGCTCTGTCTCCGGATGCCCGTGCGGTCGCCGTGTCTAACGGCCAAGACATTTACATGTACAACACAAGCTCTGGTGAACTGGAGGAGGAATTCCACAGCGTCCACAGCGAGGACATCACTGACCTCAAATTCGACATTAACAACCGTTTCCTGGTGAGCAGCGGCGACCGCGCCATCCGGGTTTTCCACAACGTGACGGGTTACCGCGCTGCCATCGCCGACATGCAGACCCTGCTGAAGAAGAGCACCAACGCCGGCGTCAAGCAGCGACTACAGCAGCAGATCACCGACGCCCAGGCCGCGCTGGACGCCATCACCAACACGCAGACCACCAACACGCAGACCACCTGA
- the prdm15 gene encoding PR domain zinc finger protein 15, which yields MAVQTPDDFIWCEDCAQYHNSECPELGPVVTVRDSFVLSRARSSLPESLEIRAAEGGAEGVFVLQRLIKRTRFGPFEAKRVTQLNTHTPFPLKIFQTDGSVVCLDTSNEDDCNWMMLVRPATDYTHQNLTAYQQDDELYFNTSQDVLPGAELRVWYGAFYAKKMEKPILKPPVAPPQTGLLCGKAAGDEERAALRAPPVAIDCNTDHDAPVSPAPVSPAPVSPAPVSPASVSPTAVSPVQQVAVDVSPKANTTPAPTEPRKRMNRHRKAKGDTDLRKDAPASGPTVRDVQDLVRNRGDLSIKPNRHTRCLVTSGKSVMRKRVLKSGDHKRVYQCILCNKVFQNSSNLNRHVRSHGDKLFKCDECDKMFSRKESLKQHISYKHSKNESDVEYRYKCKTCEKSFRVENALKFHNCRTDDKTFQCELCSRFFSTNSNLSKHKKKHGEKLYACEVCNKMFYRKDVMQDHQRRHVMGSKNMKREEIEANGEEAIKYRKEPSACPICGKVFSCRSNMNKHLLTHGDKKYTCEICGRKFFRVDVLRDHIHVHFKDIALMDEQERENFIKKIGISMDDSEGNSDDEDEKDDPEHHKYSCKKCQMTFAKGRDYLKHIMEMHKERGYGCVICNRRFALKATYNAHLVIHREQLPDPAVQRYIHPCDMCGRIFNSIGNLERHKIIHTGVKSHSCDQCGKSFARKDMLKEHLRVHDNIRDFLCAECGKGMKTKHALRHHMKLHKGIKEYECKECNRKFAQKVNMLKHYKRHTGIKDFMCELCGKTFSERNTMETHKLIHTVGKTWSCSVCDKKYVTEYMLQKHVQLTHEKVEAQSCHLCGTKVSTRASMNRHIRRKHPEVVTVRVEYLDDFSEAATIDTSSISIAQPPLSTVKTHRNSSPMKKKQKIQESILSDSVEYGDLTRKPTDFPTATETTATTGDETNSAVQNLQQVVVLAEPSAPPTTTVSLTNIRVTPINTAAQFTSLQPVTGERPLTLDSGILTVTFDPVTGSGVQADSVNSQSVAHFINLTTFVNPITHSLEAWRPITNAESSHVNADSSHVTTGADHVTPDGNQVTAALTVGGAQAESQDPQNPQDPEAQLPPESQQHLGESHQIQPQASRPTQPPVAAPQMFSY from the exons ATGGCTGTGCAGACACCAGACGACTTCATCT ggtGTGAGGACTGTGCTCAGTATCATAACTCTGAGTGTCCTGAGCTCGGCCCAGTGGTCACTGTTCGAGACTCGTTTGTGTTGAGTCGAGCTCG gtCGTCTCTGCCAGAAAGTCTGGAGATCAGGGCGGCTGAAGGAGGGGCAGAGGGAGTATTTGTCCTCCAGCGGCTCATCAAGAGGACACGCTTCGGTCCATTCGAGGCCAAACGTGTCACccagctgaacacacacacacccttcccTTTAAAG atcTTTCAGACTGACGGCTCGGTGGTGTGTTTGGACACATCTAACGAGGACGACTGTAACTGGATGATGCTCGTCAGACCTGCGACTGATTATACACACCAAAACCTCACAGCCTACCAACAGGATGACGAGCTGTACTTCAACACCTcacag GATGTGTTGCCAGGTGCAGAGCTCAGAGTGTGGTATGGAGCTTTCTATGCCAAAAAGATGGAGAAACCCATACTGAAGCCTCCTGTAGCACCTCCACagacag GGTTATTGTGTGGAAAGGCAGCTGGAGACGAGGAGAGAGCAGCACTAAGGGCGCCCCCTGTGGCCATAGACTGTAACACAG ATCATGATGCTCCTGTCTCACCTGCTCCTGTCTCACCTGCTCCTGTCTCACCTGCTCCTGTCTCACCTGCTTCTGTCTCACCTACCGCCGTCTCACCTGTCCAGCAGGTAGCAGTGGACGTTTCTCCTAAAGCTAACACTACACCTGCACCTACAGAGCCAAGAAAACGCATGAACAGACATCGCAAAGCAAAGGGAGACACTGACCTCAGAAAAG ACGCCCCTGCATCAGGACCAACAGTGAGGGATGTTCAGGATCTTGTAAGGAACAGAGGAGATCTGTCAATCAAACCAAACCGACACACACGCTGTCTTGTCACCAGCGGaaa gtcagtAATGAGGAAGCGTGTTCTGAAGAGTGGAGATCATAAGcgagtgtatcagtgtatccTGTGTAATAAAGTGTTTCAGAACAGCAGCAACCTGAACCGACATGTCCGCTCTCacg GGGATAAACTGTTtaagtgtgatgagtgtgataaGATGTTCAGCCGTAAGGAGAGTCTCAAACAACACATCTCCTACAAACACAGCAAGAATGAG tcgGATGTGGAGTACAGGTATAAGTGTAAGACGTGTGAGAAATCATTTCGAGTAGAAAACGCCCTGAAATTTCACAACTGCAGGACAG ATGATAAGACGTTTCAGTGTGAGCTCTGCTCCAGGTTTTTCTCCACCAACAGTAATTTGTCCAAACACAAGAAGAAACATGGTGAGAAGCTCTACGCCTGCGAGGTgtgtaacaaaatgttttacCGTAAAGACGTGATGCAGGACCACCAGAGACGCCACGTCATGG gcTCGAAAAACATGAAGAGAGAAGAGATAGAAGCAAACGGTGAAGAAGCGATAAAATACCGGAAGGAGCCATCGGCGTGTCCCATCTGTGGGAAG GTGTTTTCCTGCCGGAGCAACATGAACAAACACCTGCTGACTCATGGAGACAAAAAGTACACGTGTGAGATCTGTGGCCGCAAGTTCTTTCGTGTCGACGTGCTAAGAGACCACATACACGTCCACTTCAAG gACATTGCATTAATGGATGAACAGGAGCGAGAGAACTTCATTAAGAAGATCGGAATATCGATGGATGACAGTGAGGGAAACtcagatgatgaggatgagaagGACGATCCAGAACATCACAAATACAGCTGTAAAAAATGCCAG ATGACGTTTGCTAAGGGTCGTGATTATCTGAAGCACATCATGGAGATGCATAAAGAGCGCGGCTACGGCTGTGTGATCTGTAACAGACGCTTCGCTCTCAAGGCCACCTACAACGCTCACCTGGTTATTCACCGAGAACAGCTTCCTGACCCTGCTGTGcagag GTACATCCACCCTTGTGACATGTGCGGGCGCATCTTCAACAGCATCGGCAACCTGGAGAGGCACAAGATCATCCACACAG gtGTAAAGAGTCACAGTTGTGATCAGTGTGGAAAATCATTCGCTAGGAAGGACATGCTGAAGGAGCATCTGAGAGTTCACGATAACATCCGTGACTTCCTGTGTGCCGAGTGTGGgaaag gtaTGAAGACGAAACACGCCCTGCGGCACCACATGAAGCTCCACAAGGGTATTAAGGAGTATGAGTGTAAAGAGTGTAACCGCAAATTTGCTCAGAAAGTCAACATGCTGAAACACTACAAgagacacacag GTATAAAGGACTTCATGTGTGAGCTGTGTGGGAAAACGTTCAGCGAGAGAAACACGATGGAaacacacaaactcattcacacag tggggAAGACGTGGTCATGCTCGGTGTGTGATAAGAAGTACGTGACGGAGTACATGCTGCAGAAACACGTGCAGCTCACACATGAGAAGGTGGAGGCTCAGAGCTGCCACCTGTGCGGCACTAAAGTATCCACACGCGCCTCCATGAACAGACACATACGCCGTAAACACcctgag GTGGTGACGGTGAGAGTGGAGTATTTGGATGATTTTTCAGAAGCCGCAACGATTGACACCTCATCCATAAGTATagcccag CCTCCTCTCTCCACAGTAAAAACCCACAGGAACTCGAGCCCcatgaagaaaaaacagaagattcaggagtcgattctCTCGGATTCGGTTGAATACGGAGATTTAACCAGGAAACCCACCGACTTTCCCACGGCAACCGAGACCACGGCAACAACGGGAGACGAGACCAACTCTGCCGTGCAGAATTTAcaacag GTGGTGGTGTTAGCCGAGCCCAGCGCTCCTCCCACCACCACGGTGAGTTTGACCAACATCAGAGTGACTCCCATCAACACAGCAGCTCAGTTCACCAGCCTGCAGCCCGTCACTGGGGAGCGACCTTTGACCCTGGACAGCGGTATTCTCACTGTGACCTTTGACCCAGTCACCGGCTCCGGTGTGCAGGCGGACAGTGTCAACTCTCAATCCGTCGCTCACTTCATCAACCTCACTACCTTTGTCAACCCCATCACACACTCTCTGGAGGCCTGGAGACCCATCACTAACGCAGAGTCGAGTCACGTCAACGCCGACTCGAGTCACGTGACTACCGGCGCCGATCATGTGACACCGGACGGAAATCAGGTGACCGCAGCACTGACGGTGGGCGGAGCCCAGGCTGAGTCTCAGGACCCCCAGAACCCCCAGGACCCAGAGGCTCAGCTTCCACCAGAATCACAGCAACACCTCGGGGAAAGCCATCAAATCCAACCCCAGGCTTCGAGGCCTACGCAGCCTCCGGTCGCAGCGCCGCAGATGTTCAGCTACTGA